In Antarcticibacterium arcticum, the genomic stretch TTGCTGCTATGAAATCCTCGGGAATTTCATTGCAACGCGCCATGCGTAGTTTAACCTTTTTCATAGTACTTGTAAGCCTTACCGCTTTTTTCTTTGCTAATAATGTTATTCCTGCTGCCGAATTCAAATCCATTAACCTTAGAAAGAATATTGCCCAACTCAAACCTGCTATGGCAATTTCAGAAGGCATCTTTAATGAGGTGGGAGATTTTAATATTAAAGTTGAAAAGAAGACCGGAGATAATGACCAGTTTTTAAACGATGTAATAATTCATCAAAAATCCCTGCAGGGAGGTAATCATACGGTTATCAAAGCAACCCGTGGAGAACTGGTGGGAAGTACAGAGAGTGAGATCCTCTCCTTGATCCTTAGGGATGGTAATTATTACGACGAGATTCAGCAAAACGATCCTTCAAAAAGATTAAATAAACCCTTTGCCAAAAGTTATTTTGAGGAATATGTGATCAACATTGATATCTCGAGTTTCAATGATGTGGATATGGAAGATGAAAATTTCAGGAATTCCCAGAATATGCTGAAGATCTCTGAACTTACCCAAAGTATTGATTCATTTTCCACCTCCTATAATGAGGAGATGAGAAAATTTGCAGATGTTATATATTCCCGTTCCGGCGCGACACAATTTAATGCCAATTTTACCCCGGCCGATACCGTAGCGCAAATAGATAATACCGTGCTTGATTTTTATGATGCCGAAAGGGGGGAACAAATAGTCAATCTCGCACTGGGATCTGTAAATGCTGTTATTTCCACCGTAAATATAAAAAAGCAGGAATTCCGGGCAAATGCCAAACAATTGAACAAATTTGAAATTGCTCTTCACGAAAAATATGTACTGGCCTTCGCATGTATTATACTTTTCTTTGTAGGTGCACCCCTGGGAGCCATCATTAGAAAAGGCGGAATGGGGTTACCTATGGTAATAGCAATTCTGGTATTTCTCACCTACCACTTTATTGGGATCTTTGCCAAGAACAGCGCCCAGGATGGCACGATGAGCCCTTTACTCGCCTCGTGGTTATCCAGCCTGGTAATGTTACCATTGGGAATATTTTTTACTTATCGCGCTACTACAGATCAGGGGCTGCTGGCCTTTGGAAATCTTATTGAACCTTTCAACAAACTGCTCAAAAAACTGAATTTAATCAGGAAGGAAACAAAATAGATTAAATACATTTGCAGCCTGTAATTTTACACTACTATGGCACAAAATACCATGACCTCCAATAAAATTGTACTTCATACCATAAAGGAAGCAATAGATGACATCCGGGCAGGAAAAGTTATTATTGTTGTAGATGATGTTGACCGCGAGAATGAAGGAGATTTCCTTGCCGCTGCCGAAAAGGTGACCCCGGAAATGATCAATTTTATGGCCACTCACGGGAGAGGCCTTATATGTGCTCCCATTACAGAGGCAAGATGTAATGAATTGAAGCTGGAAATGATGGTAGGTAATAATACCGATCCTATGGAAACCGCCTTTACCATTTCGGTGGATTTAAAAGGAAAGGGAGTAACCACAGGGATTTCGGCATCAGACAGGGCTAAAACTATCAAAGCACTTATTGATGAGGACACCCGCCCCCACGATTTAAGCCGTCCAGGCCATATTTTCCCCTTAAAAGCAAAAGAAGGTGGGGTGCTAAGGAGGACCGGCCATACAGAGGCAGCAATTGATTTTGCCCGCCTGGCAGGATTTCAGCCGGCTGGGGTGATCGTTGAGATCATGAACGAGGACGGGACAATGGCCCGTTTACCTCAACTTTTGCAGGTGGCCCAAAAATTTGATTTAAAAATAGTTTCTATAGAAGATCTTGTGGCGTACAGGATGCAACACGATTCCCTCATTGTAAAAAAAGAGGATTTTGATATAGAAACACGTTTTGGAACTTTCCGCTTAAGGGCTTATAAGCAAACAACCAATAACCAGATTCACCTTGCCCTTACCAAAGGTTCGTGGAAAGCAAATGAAGAGATCCTGGTGCGCGTTAATTCCACACTGGTTAACAATGACATTCTTGGAACACTTACCAATAATGCAGATAAGAAACTGGATGACATGTTCAGAGTTTTAAATGATGAGGGGCGTGGAGCAATTGTTTTCATAAATCAGGAAAGCCAGTCACTTAACCTGCTTAATCGCCTTTCTGAACTTAAGGAACTTCAGAAGCAGGGTGAAATGAAAGCACCTCCAATAATAATGGATACCAAGGATTTTGGTATAGGTGCCCAGATCCTTCACGATCTTGAGATTCATAAAATAAAACTACTTTCCAACTCCCGCCAGACCAAACGGGTAGGAATGATAGGCTATGGCCTGGAAATAACCGAATATGTTACGTATTAGTAAGATCTTTATCTTCTGAAGAAGCTGAAAGGTCTATAATAACATCTGAAATCTCCCGTCGCACCTTCTTAAATTCCGAAAAAACATCATCGGCAGCGCGGTAACCAACGGGAAGTACTAATACAGATTCCAGGTTTAGTTCATCCAGCGCCAATAATTCATCAAATTTACGGGGTTCAAAACCTTCCATGGGGCAGGAGTCTATCTCCTCAATAGCACAAACTGTCATTAGGTTTCCAAGTGCCAGGTAAGCCTGATTTGTGGCCCAGGCCTTGATCTCTTCAATAGATTTATTTTCAAAATCTCCCACCAGGAAATTTTTAAAAGGATCCAATACCTCCTCAGGAGTAGCCCTTATATGGTGAACCATTTTGAAGTACTTTTCTATAAATGACTTGTCAATTCTCTTTTCAATACAAATTATAAGGAGGTGTGATGCAGTACTTACCTGTTTTTGATTAAAGGAGAACCCCATTAGTTTTTGTTGAAGTTCCTTATTATGAATAAGTACCATCTTTATAGGCTGCAGTCCATAAGAAGTTGCGGTTAAATTGAATGCAGTTTTAAGCACCTCAATTTTTTCCTGCGGAAGGATTTTTGAATCATCAAACTTCTTGGTGGCATAACGCCACTGAAGGGCTTTTATATTATTCATTATTTAATCTATATGATTAAGAATTATTGGGTAAATTTAAACAATACTTTTTCCATCCTGAAAGTTCTTCATAAATTCTATCAATCTCTACCTGCGTTTATCCAATAACAAATGATAAAAACCTTTATGTAAAATATTACTTTTAGAAAAATTGCGTTATAAGCTGTAGTATGAAAATGCTTAAAAAATTATTTTTCCTTTTTCTACTTTTCGTTGCTGCCGGATTTTTAGTTATCTGGGGTCTTCACGCCTATATTTCAAACACTACCTCCTCCCGAATCTATCAAAGTCTGGAATCTGTCCCTGCATCTCATACCGTGATCATCCTGGGGGCAAGTGTACATTCCGATGGAAAATTGTCCCCTATCCTGCAGGACCGGGTTGATACCGGTCTAAAATTATATACCAGTGGAAAAGTTAAACGCTTTTTATTAAGCGGTGACAACAGGCAATCTGATTATGATGAAGTAAGGTCTATGCGAAATTACCTTATGGATAGAAATGTACCAGAAGAGCATATTTTCATGGATCCTGCTGGAATAGATACTTATGACAGTATGTACAGGTCACAGGCCATTTTTGACATTCCCAGTGCAATAGTGGTAACCCAGCAATTTCATCTTCCACGTGCTATTTTTATTGCTAAAAACCTGGGGTTAAATTACAGTGGATTTCCCGCCGACTCACGACAATACAAAACTCAGGAAAGTTTAAAACTCCGGGAAAAACTTGCCAACTTTAAAGCCTTATATGAAGTTCTTTTTCAGCAAAGTCCGGCCACTATGGGTAAAAAGACGCCCATTACCGTAATACACGACTAAATTGCTGTAATTGGTTTTTTTTGATACCTTTAGTTAACTAACTAATAAAAACCTCCCAATTATGGTACAATGGCTTCTTCACATTATTATAGATGCAGCAGTTTTATTAATTGCTGCAAAATATATGGCAAAAGTTGAGCTCAAAGGCTGGAAAACAGCTATTGTTGTCGCTTTGATCATTGGAATACTAAGTTTTTTATTAAGCTGGCTTCTTGAGGGCATACTTCACCTGGCAACCCTTGGCCTACTTTACTTCCTGGGTTTAGGGTTTATAATAAGGATCATCGTGTTTGCAGTTATTATTGAGATTGCAGATAAATTGAGCAAGGATTTTAAAACTGTGGGATTTTTACCATCCCTCTGGCTTGCAATAATTCTTGCAATTGTTGGCGGGATAGTGGACGCCATTCTTTTCTAAAATAAATAAAGTTATATTCTAAAAGACCGGTCTACAGGCCGGTTTTTTCATGCTATTATTGGACACCCTTATAACCGGAATGTTTATATCAATTCTTTTTACTTTCTCACCCCCTCCTCTTTCTGTAACTTTGTCCTATAAATAAAATTATGATTAAATTGATTATTACAGATATGGATGGAACATTGCTTAACGACAAGCATGAGATCCATCCCCAATTCTGGGATATAGAAGAAGAGCTAACCAAAAAAGGAATTTTATTTGCTGTGGCCAGTGGCCGGCAATTTTATAATCTGGAATCGAGGTTTAATAGGTTAAATGACAGGATGATCTATTTTGCTGAAAATGGCACCCATGTAGTGCATAAAGGCAAGGACCTGTTTGTAAATGAACTTGACCCCGCTGCCGCCAAAAATTTTATAGAAGTTGGACGTAACATTGAGGATGTGCAATTGGTGTTGTGTTGCAAGGGATCTGCCTATGTAGAAACCAGGGATGAGCAGTTTATTTCAGAGATCAAACAATACTATGAACGGCTGGATTATGTAGATGACCTTACCTTAATTAATGACCCAATCTTAAAAGTTACTATTTGTGACCGGAAAGGAGTTGAGAATAACAGTTATGAAGCTTTCAAAAAATATG encodes the following:
- the ribB gene encoding 3,4-dihydroxy-2-butanone-4-phosphate synthase → MAQNTMTSNKIVLHTIKEAIDDIRAGKVIIVVDDVDRENEGDFLAAAEKVTPEMINFMATHGRGLICAPITEARCNELKLEMMVGNNTDPMETAFTISVDLKGKGVTTGISASDRAKTIKALIDEDTRPHDLSRPGHIFPLKAKEGGVLRRTGHTEAAIDFARLAGFQPAGVIVEIMNEDGTMARLPQLLQVAQKFDLKIVSIEDLVAYRMQHDSLIVKKEDFDIETRFGTFRLRAYKQTTNNQIHLALTKGSWKANEEILVRVNSTLVNNDILGTLTNNADKKLDDMFRVLNDEGRGAIVFINQESQSLNLLNRLSELKELQKQGEMKAPPIIMDTKDFGIGAQILHDLEIHKIKLLSNSRQTKRVGMIGYGLEITEYVTY
- a CDS encoding HAD family hydrolase is translated as MIKLIITDMDGTLLNDKHEIHPQFWDIEEELTKKGILFAVASGRQFYNLESRFNRLNDRMIYFAENGTHVVHKGKDLFVNELDPAAAKNFIEVGRNIEDVQLVLCCKGSAYVETRDEQFISEIKQYYERLDYVDDLTLINDPILKVTICDRKGVENNSYEAFKKYEKDFKVAIASRVFIDITNITANKGNAIKAVQRDLGINPEETLVFGDYLNDLEMIQNAGVSYAMKNAHPEIIKVSTHITEFDNNENGVLRTLQSLGLVSPVVSASNI
- a CDS encoding LptF/LptG family permease; translated protein: MKILDRYILVSYLKTFFTVFVILMFIFVLQTIWLYIGELAGKDLDAGIIFKFLLYFSPKLVPLVLPLTILLSSIMTFGSFAENYEFAAMKSSGISLQRAMRSLTFFIVLVSLTAFFFANNVIPAAEFKSINLRKNIAQLKPAMAISEGIFNEVGDFNIKVEKKTGDNDQFLNDVIIHQKSLQGGNHTVIKATRGELVGSTESEILSLILRDGNYYDEIQQNDPSKRLNKPFAKSYFEEYVINIDISSFNDVDMEDENFRNSQNMLKISELTQSIDSFSTSYNEEMRKFADVIYSRSGATQFNANFTPADTVAQIDNTVLDFYDAERGEQIVNLALGSVNAVISTVNIKKQEFRANAKQLNKFEIALHEKYVLAFACIILFFVGAPLGAIIRKGGMGLPMVIAILVFLTYHFIGIFAKNSAQDGTMSPLLASWLSSLVMLPLGIFFTYRATTDQGLLAFGNLIEPFNKLLKKLNLIRKETK
- a CDS encoding NAD(P)H-dependent oxidoreductase — protein: MNNIKALQWRYATKKFDDSKILPQEKIEVLKTAFNLTATSYGLQPIKMVLIHNKELQQKLMGFSFNQKQVSTASHLLIICIEKRIDKSFIEKYFKMVHHIRATPEEVLDPFKNFLVGDFENKSIEEIKAWATNQAYLALGNLMTVCAIEEIDSCPMEGFEPRKFDELLALDELNLESVLVLPVGYRAADDVFSEFKKVRREISDVIIDLSASSEDKDLTNT
- a CDS encoding phage holin family protein; amino-acid sequence: MVQWLLHIIIDAAVLLIAAKYMAKVELKGWKTAIVVALIIGILSFLLSWLLEGILHLATLGLLYFLGLGFIIRIIVFAVIIEIADKLSKDFKTVGFLPSLWLAIILAIVGGIVDAILF
- a CDS encoding SanA/YdcF family protein; translation: MKMLKKLFFLFLLFVAAGFLVIWGLHAYISNTTSSRIYQSLESVPASHTVIILGASVHSDGKLSPILQDRVDTGLKLYTSGKVKRFLLSGDNRQSDYDEVRSMRNYLMDRNVPEEHIFMDPAGIDTYDSMYRSQAIFDIPSAIVVTQQFHLPRAIFIAKNLGLNYSGFPADSRQYKTQESLKLREKLANFKALYEVLFQQSPATMGKKTPITVIHD